ACCGCTCGCACCCCAAGACGATCGTCGGTCGCGAGGTGGCGCAGGTGAAGGCGTACTACGTCGACGCCGCGACGGGGGAGCCGCGCACCGACAACATCCTGAAGACCGTCGGCGGCGTGGTGGGCGTCATCGCCTTCTTCGTG
Above is a genomic segment from Nocardioides aromaticivorans containing:
- a CDS encoding DUF3618 domain-containing protein, which encodes MSDTPSDIEREIEEARERLAGTIDQLLYRSHPKTIVGREVAQVKAYYVDAATGEPRTDNILKTVGGVVGVIAFFVAVRAITRTR